A genomic stretch from Halanaerobiales bacterium includes:
- the rfbB gene encoding dTDP-glucose 4,6-dehydratase — MKILITGGAGFIGSNFIHYLLENYDDQIINIDKLTYAGNLDNLRNISSAKNHKFYQGDIISKDFIEEVFDKSVDYVVNFAAETHVDRSIDNSNKFIKTNVEGTQVLLDRALECDIKNFVQISTDEVYGSIKKGKFNENNMLNPNNPYAASKAGADFLVKSYNNTYNLPVNITRSSNNYGPYQYPEKLIPLFITNIMQDKKLPLYGDGKNIRDWIYVKDNCRAIDLIMRKGKNGEIYNIGANNEKTNLEITKAILKIMNKDESMIRYVKDRPGHDYR, encoded by the coding sequence ATGAAAATACTTATTACAGGTGGTGCAGGTTTTATTGGTAGTAATTTTATTCATTATTTACTTGAGAATTATGATGATCAAATTATTAATATAGATAAATTAACTTATGCTGGTAATCTTGATAATTTAAGAAATATTTCTTCTGCAAAAAATCATAAGTTTTATCAGGGTGATATTATAAGCAAAGATTTTATCGAAGAGGTATTTGATAAAAGTGTTGATTATGTAGTAAATTTTGCTGCAGAAACACATGTAGATAGAAGTATTGATAATTCAAATAAATTTATAAAAACAAATGTAGAAGGTACACAAGTTTTATTAGACAGGGCTTTAGAATGTGATATTAAAAATTTTGTTCAAATTTCTACTGATGAAGTTTATGGTAGTATTAAAAAAGGAAAATTTAATGAAAATAATATGCTTAATCCCAATAATCCCTATGCGGCAAGTAAAGCTGGTGCAGATTTTTTAGTAAAATCTTATAATAATACATATAATTTACCTGTAAATATTACTCGTTCTTCAAATAACTATGGTCCATATCAATATCCGGAAAAACTAATACCTTTATTTATAACTAATATTATGCAGGATAAAAAACTTCCTCTTTATGGAGATGGCAAAAATATCAGAGATTGGATTTATGTAAAAGATAATTGTAGGGCCATTGATTTAATAATGAGAAAAGGTAAAAATGGTGAAATTTATAATATTGGAGCTAATAATGAAAAAACTAATTTAGAAATTACAAAAGCTATTTTAAAAATAATGAATAAAGATGAATCGATGATAAGATATGTTAAAGATCGTCCTGGTCATGATTATCG
- a CDS encoding diguanylate cyclase, which translates to MGVGDGGLSILFATITGSSVFLLVFLYVYIREKTNYLKYWTIFWVINLISFLFIRIFNLYVIYIYINILGTLFLLKGSYQFFNLNFNEKWNYIYGIFYTILTFFIIMNNNIYLFLFYFSSFIYIFNAYIFFKNGKRKICKITSFLSLIFGIIMFLYPALNNLSKFYVIGNYLLGSIGMLFGLGLLGIYHEELQKRLELREKHYKKIFESSPAGMMLIDENGIVIRVNQAHCDFTGYKKQEIEGKSIFETVVPKKYIENAKNNIKKIMKGKSIEYIGESISKTGDKVYIFFKETKVQLPDGRDCILSMQIDYTDYNKQQKKIKYISFHDELTDLYNRSYMEEEMKRLDSKRKLPISIIMIDVNGLKIINDSYGHQKGDEMLKKTAKILRSSIRKEDIVARWAGDEFVILLPETNEKFARKIKERIKKKCNKTDLDKIPISVGVGIAVKENETEDIYDVLNRADKKMYKNKLTESKSAKNKLVKNLLSTLGAKSDETEEHALRLTKMAQRLGEKVGLSDEQLNNLSLLATLHDIGKVTISEKILNKKTDLNKEEWKIIKEHPKMGYRIASATEEFAPVAKYILHHHERWDGTGYPAGLEKKKIPLLSRIITIVDAYDVMTNGRIYKKAMKKENVIKEFKECAGTQFDPDLVELFIEIIKENEMS; encoded by the coding sequence ATGGGAGTAGGTGATGGAGGTTTAAGTATTTTATTTGCAACAATAACAGGTAGTAGTGTTTTTTTGCTAGTATTTTTATATGTATATATTAGAGAAAAAACTAATTATCTAAAATACTGGACTATTTTTTGGGTTATCAATTTAATCAGTTTTTTATTTATAAGAATTTTTAATCTTTACGTTATTTATATTTATATTAATATTTTAGGTACATTATTTTTGTTAAAGGGTAGTTACCAATTTTTTAATCTTAATTTTAATGAAAAATGGAATTATATTTATGGAATATTTTATACTATATTAACATTTTTTATAATTATGAATAATAATATATATTTGTTTTTATTTTATTTTTCATCATTTATCTATATTTTTAACGCCTACATATTTTTTAAAAATGGAAAAAGAAAAATATGTAAAATTACTTCATTTTTATCATTGATTTTTGGAATTATAATGTTTTTATACCCTGCCTTAAATAATCTTAGTAAATTTTATGTAATAGGTAATTATTTATTAGGAAGTATAGGAATGTTATTTGGATTGGGATTATTAGGTATTTATCATGAAGAATTGCAAAAAAGACTTGAATTAAGAGAAAAACATTATAAGAAAATTTTTGAAAGTTCACCGGCAGGTATGATGTTAATTGATGAAAACGGAATTGTAATTAGAGTTAATCAAGCCCATTGTGATTTTACAGGTTATAAAAAACAAGAAATTGAAGGTAAAAGCATTTTTGAAACAGTAGTACCCAAAAAATATATAGAAAATGCTAAAAATAATATCAAAAAAATAATGAAAGGTAAAAGTATAGAATATATAGGAGAAAGTATTAGTAAGACTGGTGACAAAGTTTATATTTTTTTTAAAGAAACTAAAGTACAACTTCCAGATGGAAGAGATTGTATACTTTCAATGCAGATTGATTATACAGATTACAATAAACAGCAGAAAAAAATAAAGTATATAAGTTTTCATGATGAATTAACTGATCTTTACAATCGTTCATATATGGAAGAAGAAATGAAGAGACTTGATTCAAAAAGGAAATTACCTATTAGTATAATTATGATTGATGTAAATGGATTAAAAATAATTAATGATAGCTATGGTCATCAAAAGGGTGACGAAATGCTAAAAAAGACTGCAAAAATTTTAAGATCATCAATAAGAAAAGAAGATATTGTTGCTCGCTGGGCAGGAGATGAATTTGTTATACTTTTACCTGAAACTAATGAAAAATTTGCTCGAAAAATTAAAGAAAGAATAAAAAAGAAATGTAATAAAACTGATTTAGATAAAATTCCAATATCAGTAGGAGTAGGAATAGCAGTTAAAGAAAATGAAACTGAGGATATCTATGATGTTTTGAATAGAGCAGATAAAAAAATGTATAAAAATAAATTAACTGAAAGTAAAAGTGCCAAAAATAAACTTGTTAAAAATTTATTATCAACTTTGGGGGCAAAAAGCGATGAAACGGAAGAACATGCTTTAAGGTTGACTAAAATGGCCCAAAGGCTTGGTGAAAAAGTGGGTCTTAGTGATGAACAATTAAATAATTTATCACTTTTAGCGACTCTTCATGATATAGGAAAAGTTACAATTTCGGAAAAAATATTAAACAAAAAAACAGATTTAAATAAGGAAGAATGGAAAATTATCAAGGAACATCCTAAAATGGGGTATAGAATTGCTTCTGCTACTGAAGAATTTGCTCCTGTAGCAAAATATATATTACATCATCATGAAAGATGGGATGGAACAGGTTATCCAGCTGGTTTGGAAAAGAAGAAAATACCTCTTTTATCAAGAATTATTACTATAGTTGATGCTTATGACGTAATGACAAATGGTAGAATTTATAAAAAAGCTATGAAGAAAGAAAATGTTATTAAAGAATTCAAAGAATGTGCTGGAACTCAATTTGATCCCGATCTTGTAGAGTTATTTATTGAAATTATTAAGGAAAATGAAATGTCTTAA
- a CDS encoding pyridoxal-phosphate dependent enzyme, which translates to MCLKFKCNNCGKLFDISTKRYKCECSGLFNLEGKISDTKINLDLGEGDTPLLKKELDGKNIWLKMDYLQPTGSFKDRGAVFLIDQIKKFGIKKIIEDSSGNAGAAIAAYSAAANIDCSIYLPAKTSKAKIKQIKAYGAEIIKIKGDRDKTSQAILKDAKNIYYASHVYNPLFFAGVASLALEIKKDIGIPDKIIVPVGNGTMLLGLYYGFKELGEFPELIAVQSKNCSPVYENFYSETNQLFDSQKCDKTIAEGIAIGKPKRLKQIVNVIKETNGDVITVSESEIKLTLNKLWKKGLYIEKTSAVAPAGFLKLNYNNKINEKEKVVIPLTGSGLKNNK; encoded by the coding sequence ATGTGTTTGAAATTTAAATGTAATAATTGTGGTAAATTATTTGATATATCTACTAAAAGATATAAATGTGAATGTAGTGGTTTATTTAATTTAGAAGGGAAAATAAGTGATACAAAGATAAACCTGGATTTAGGAGAAGGGGATACACCCCTACTAAAAAAAGAATTAGATGGTAAAAACATTTGGCTAAAAATGGATTATTTACAACCAACAGGTTCTTTTAAAGATAGGGGAGCAGTATTTTTAATAGATCAAATTAAAAAATTCGGAATTAAAAAAATAATTGAAGATTCTTCTGGTAATGCCGGGGCAGCAATAGCTGCTTATTCAGCAGCAGCAAATATAGATTGCAGTATTTATTTACCAGCTAAAACATCTAAAGCTAAAATCAAACAAATTAAAGCTTATGGGGCAGAGATTATTAAGATAAAAGGTGATAGAGATAAAACCTCACAGGCTATATTAAAAGATGCTAAAAATATTTATTATGCTTCACATGTATATAACCCTTTATTTTTTGCTGGTGTAGCTTCTCTAGCTCTTGAAATAAAAAAAGATATAGGTATTCCAGATAAAATTATTGTACCTGTTGGAAATGGTACTATGTTACTAGGACTCTATTATGGTTTTAAAGAATTAGGAGAATTTCCGGAATTAATAGCAGTCCAAAGCAAAAACTGTTCTCCAGTATATGAAAATTTTTATTCTGAGACTAATCAATTATTTGATAGCCAAAAATGTGATAAAACTATAGCTGAAGGAATAGCTATTGGTAAGCCTAAACGTTTGAAACAAATAGTTAATGTTATTAAAGAAACTAATGGTGATGTTATTACAGTTAGTGAAAGTGAAATAAAATTGACTCTAAACAAATTGTGGAAAAAAGGTTTATATATTGAAAAGACTTCAGCTGTTGCTCCAGCTGGATTTTTAAAGTTAAATTATAATAATAAAATTAATGAAAAAGAAAAAGTAGTAATACCTTTAACGGGATCGGGCTTAAAGAATAATAAATAA